The DNA sequence GGCGGGGCTGCACGTCACGGTCGTAACCAAGGTCAACATCGACGACGGTTCGACCCGGTGGGCGCAGGGCGGCATCGCCGCCGTACTCGACCCGTTGGACTCGCCGGCCGCGCACGCCTCCGACACCGAGATCGCCGGCGTCGGCCTGTGCGACCCGGCCGCGGTGCGCGTGCTGGTCGAGGAGGGGCCGAGCCGGGTCCGCGAGCTGATCCGGATGGGGGCGGAGTTCGACCGGCACCCCGACGGCTCGCTGATGCTGACCCGCGAGGGTGGCCACCGTGCCAACCGGATCGTGCACGCCGGTGGGGACGCGACCGGGGCGGAGGTCCAGCGGGCGCTGCACGCCGCGGTCGGCCGCGACCCGTGGATCCGGCTGGTCGAGCACGCCCTGGTCCTCGACCTCCTGCGGTCGGCCGACGGGCGGGCGTGCGGCATCACCCTGCACGTCCTCGGCGAGGGCAGCGAGGACGGCGTCGGCGCGATTCTCGCCCGGGCGGTGGTGCTGGCGACCGGCGGACTCGGCCAGGTCTTCGCGGCCACCACCAACCCCGTGGTGTCGACCGGTGACGGTGTCGCGCTCGCCCTGCGAGCCGGCGCGGCGGTGACCGATGTGGAGTTCGTCCAGTTCCATCCGACCTCGTTGGTGATCACCGACGCCGGTGGGGCACCCCGGGCGCAGCAGCCGCTGGTTTCCGAGGCGCTGCGGGGCGAGGGTGCCCATCTGGTCGACGCGGCGGGCCACCGGTTCATGGTCGGCCGGCACGAACTGGCCGAGTTGGCCCCGCGGGACGTGGTGGCCAAGGGCATCCACCGGGTGATGCTGGCCGACGGCGTCGACCACGTCTTCCTCGACGCCCGGCACCTCGGCCGCGAGTTCCTCGAACACCGGTTCCCGACGATCGTCGCGTCGTGCCGGGCGGCCGGCGTGGATCCGGTCACCGACCTGATCCCGGTCGCACCGGCGGCGCACTACGCCTCCGGCGGGGTCCGGACCGACCTGTACGGCCGTTCCTCGATTCCGGGCCTGTACGCCTGTGGCGAGGTCGCCTGCACCGGTGTGCACGGCGCCAACCGGCTGGCCAGCAACTCGCTGCTGGAGGGGCTGGTCTTCTCCCGGCGGATCGCCGAGGACATCCGGCGCGACCTGCCACCGCAGGCCGACCCGGTGCCGGGCGACCCGTCCGCCGGGGAATCCGGCTGGGTGGTCGAGCCGCGGATCCGTATCCCGTTGCAGCGGGCCATGACCCGTGGCGCCGGCGTTCTGCGGTCCGCCGGCACCCTCGCCGACACCGCGGCCGAACTGGTCCGGCTCGGCACCGGCCGGAGCACGCCGTGCACCGCGAGCTGGGAGGCGACCAACCTGCTGACCATCGGCTCGCTGCTGGTCGGGGCGGCGTATCGGCGCCGGGAGACCCGTGGCTGCCACTGGCGCGACGACCACGCCGCCGCCAGCGACGAGTGGCTGGGCCACCTGGTCGCGTCGATCGGACCCGACGGCGCCGTCGGTCACACCTGGGAGGCATCGTGCTGAGACTGTCCACCGTGCAGGCGCTCCAGGCCGACGGGCTCGATCCGGAGGCCGTGGAGCGGATCGTCCGCACCGCCCTCGACGAGGATCTGGGGCCGGAGCGGCTCGACGTCACGAGCGTTGCGACGATCCCCGACGACCAGTTCGACACCGCGGACGTGGTCGCCCGGGCGGACGGGGTGGTGGCCGGGTTGGCGGTGGCGGCCGCGGTCTTCGACCTGGCGACGAGCCGTACGGTGCAGGTGTCGCTGGTGGCGGCCGACGGCGGGCGGGTGGCCCGGGGCGACGTACTGGCGACGGTCTCCGGGCCGACCCGGTCGCTGCTGACCGCCGAGCGGACCGCGCTCAACCTGCTCAGCCGGATGTCCGGCGTCGCCACCCACACCCGGGCCTGGGCCGACGTCCTGGCCGGCAGCAAGGCGATGGTGCTCGACACCCGTAAGACCACCCCGGGCCTGCGGGCGCTGGAGAAGTACGCCGTCCGTGCCGGCGGCGGAACCAACAAGCGCATGGGCCTGTACGACGTCGCGATGATCAAGGACAACCACAAGCTCGCCGCC is a window from the Polymorphospora rubra genome containing:
- a CDS encoding L-aspartate oxidase, with the protein product MDVPTPGLPALPRALAAPAPGWVENTDVVVVGSGIAGLTAALHLREAGLHVTVVTKVNIDDGSTRWAQGGIAAVLDPLDSPAAHASDTEIAGVGLCDPAAVRVLVEEGPSRVRELIRMGAEFDRHPDGSLMLTREGGHRANRIVHAGGDATGAEVQRALHAAVGRDPWIRLVEHALVLDLLRSADGRACGITLHVLGEGSEDGVGAILARAVVLATGGLGQVFAATTNPVVSTGDGVALALRAGAAVTDVEFVQFHPTSLVITDAGGAPRAQQPLVSEALRGEGAHLVDAAGHRFMVGRHELAELAPRDVVAKGIHRVMLADGVDHVFLDARHLGREFLEHRFPTIVASCRAAGVDPVTDLIPVAPAAHYASGGVRTDLYGRSSIPGLYACGEVACTGVHGANRLASNSLLEGLVFSRRIAEDIRRDLPPQADPVPGDPSAGESGWVVEPRIRIPLQRAMTRGAGVLRSAGTLADTAAELVRLGTGRSTPCTASWEATNLLTIGSLLVGAAYRRRETRGCHWRDDHAAASDEWLGHLVASIGPDGAVGHTWEASC
- the nadC gene encoding carboxylating nicotinate-nucleotide diphosphorylase, producing MRLSTVQALQADGLDPEAVERIVRTALDEDLGPERLDVTSVATIPDDQFDTADVVARADGVVAGLAVAAAVFDLATSRTVQVSLVAADGGRVARGDVLATVSGPTRSLLTAERTALNLLSRMSGVATHTRAWADVLAGSKAMVLDTRKTTPGLRALEKYAVRAGGGTNKRMGLYDVAMIKDNHKLAAGGITAAYRRVREMFPGVPVQVEVTTVVEAVEAVDAGADFLLCDNMTPVLLREVVAAVGDRAELEATGGLTLDVAPEYAATGVDYLSVGALTHSSPILDIALDLRFRS